Proteins from a genomic interval of Kitasatospora herbaricolor:
- a CDS encoding SixA phosphatase family protein, with translation MSAETSRRIIVLRHAKADWPNQVDDHERPLADRGRHQAPDAGRWLADSGINPDYVLCSTALRTRETWKLAVHELPRRPQKTVYEDRVYEASPGEIITVLQETPDEFVDVVLVGHNPGVLGLTQVLAGDAGDREALERLRLGGFPTAAIAVLAFTGSWKGVEPGVAELVSYHTPQD, from the coding sequence ATGAGCGCCGAAACGTCCCGCAGGATCATCGTTCTCCGCCACGCCAAGGCCGACTGGCCGAACCAGGTTGACGATCACGAGCGGCCGCTGGCCGACCGTGGCCGCCACCAGGCACCGGACGCCGGCCGGTGGCTGGCCGACTCCGGCATCAATCCCGACTACGTGCTCTGCTCGACGGCCCTGCGCACCCGCGAGACCTGGAAGCTCGCCGTCCACGAGCTGCCCAGGCGGCCGCAGAAGACGGTGTACGAGGACCGGGTGTACGAGGCCAGCCCCGGCGAGATCATCACGGTGCTGCAGGAGACCCCGGACGAGTTCGTCGACGTGGTGCTGGTCGGTCACAACCCGGGCGTGCTGGGCCTGACCCAGGTGCTGGCGGGCGACGCGGGGGACCGCGAGGCGCTGGAGCGGCTGCGGCTCGGCGGCTTCCCGACGGCGGCCATCGCGGTGCTGGCCTTCACCGGGTCCTGGAAGGGCGTCGAGCCCGGAGTGGCCGAGCTGGTGTCGTACCACACGCCGCAGGACTGA
- a CDS encoding ABC transporter ATP-binding protein, whose protein sequence is MSDVLELVDVSVVREGRELVDQVSWSISEGERWVILGPNGAGKTTLLQIASTYLFPSSGKVTVLGEKLGEVDVFDLRARIGLAGASMIDRLPAEQTVLQTVLTAAYGMTATWHEKYEDTDESRALALLDRLGMAAFTHRKFGTLSEGERKRTLIARALMTDPELLLLDEPAAGLDLGGREDLVRRLGALAQDEFAPAMVMVTHHVEEIAPGFTHVLMIRQGKVLTAGPIDSELTARNLSLCFGLPLTLERHGDRWSAQGLPLG, encoded by the coding sequence ATGAGCGACGTGCTGGAGCTGGTGGACGTTTCCGTGGTCCGGGAGGGCCGCGAGCTGGTCGACCAGGTCTCCTGGTCGATCTCCGAGGGCGAGCGCTGGGTCATCCTTGGCCCCAACGGCGCCGGGAAGACCACCCTGCTGCAGATCGCCTCGACCTACCTGTTCCCGAGCAGCGGCAAGGTCACCGTGCTCGGCGAGAAGCTCGGCGAGGTCGACGTCTTCGACCTGCGGGCCAGGATCGGCCTGGCCGGCGCCTCGATGATCGACCGGCTGCCGGCCGAGCAGACCGTCCTGCAGACGGTGCTCACCGCCGCCTACGGGATGACCGCCACCTGGCACGAGAAGTACGAGGACACCGACGAGTCGCGGGCGCTGGCCCTGCTCGACCGGCTCGGCATGGCCGCCTTCACCCACCGCAAGTTCGGCACCCTCTCGGAGGGCGAGCGCAAGCGCACGCTGATCGCCCGCGCCCTGATGACCGACCCCGAGCTGCTGCTGCTGGACGAGCCGGCCGCCGGCCTGGACCTCGGCGGCCGCGAGGACCTGGTCCGCCGCCTCGGCGCGCTGGCCCAGGACGAGTTCGCCCCGGCGATGGTGATGGTCACCCACCACGTCGAGGAGATCGCCCCCGGTTTCACCCACGTCCTGATGATCCGCCAGGGCAAGGTGCTCACCGCCGGTCCGATCGACAGCGAGCTGACCGCCCGCAACCTCTCGCTCTGCTTCGGCCTGCCGCTGACCCTGGAACGGCACGGCGACCGCTGGTCCGCCCAGGGCCTGCCGCTCGGCTGA
- a CDS encoding NfeD family protein, with translation MDSWIWWLLAAVGLGIPLVITAMPEFAMFAVGAGAAAGVAGLGAGVVWQVLTFVAVSTALLVVVRPIAYRQLKNGPQVKMGIEALQGATAVVAETVDGEGGRIKLNGEVWSARALNPGSVYQPGQQVDVVEIQGATALVV, from the coding sequence GTGGACAGCTGGATCTGGTGGCTCCTCGCCGCCGTCGGCCTCGGCATACCCCTGGTGATCACGGCGATGCCGGAGTTCGCCATGTTCGCGGTGGGTGCCGGCGCGGCCGCCGGTGTCGCCGGGCTGGGGGCGGGAGTGGTCTGGCAGGTCCTCACCTTCGTCGCGGTCTCGACCGCGCTGCTGGTCGTGGTGCGGCCGATCGCCTACCGCCAGCTGAAGAACGGCCCGCAGGTCAAGATGGGCATCGAGGCGCTGCAGGGCGCCACCGCGGTCGTCGCGGAAACAGTCGACGGGGAGGGCGGGCGGATCAAGCTGAACGGCGAGGTCTGGTCGGCCCGCGCGCTCAACCCCGGCAGTGTGTACCAGCCGGGGCAGCAGGTCGACGTCGTCGAAATCCAGGGCGCGACCGCCCTGGTCGTCTAG
- a CDS encoding SPFH domain-containing protein, whose protein sequence is MEPVLIVLVVLVVVAFIALIKTIQVIPQASAAIVERFGRYTRTLNAGLNIVVPFIDRVRNRIDLREQVVPFPPQPVITQDNLVVNIDTVIYYQVTDARAATYEVASYIQAIEQLVITTLRNIIGSMDLESTLTSREVINAGLRGVLDEATGKWGIRVNRVELKAIDPPTSIQDSMEKQMRADRDKRASILTAEGARQAAILRAEGEKQADVLKAEGEAQAAVLRADGEAAAIRTVFEAIHDGNPDQKLLAYQYLQTLPELAKGDANKLWIIPSEVGDALKGLGGAFSGLTGANGSGAPAAAAPPAAQVPLDPAAGPRPVDTDKGAARPRIDRTREYPKIDPE, encoded by the coding sequence GTGGAACCCGTCCTTATCGTCCTGGTCGTCCTCGTCGTGGTGGCCTTCATCGCGCTGATCAAGACGATCCAGGTGATCCCGCAGGCCAGCGCCGCGATCGTGGAGCGCTTCGGCCGCTACACCCGGACGCTCAACGCGGGCCTGAACATCGTCGTCCCGTTCATCGACCGGGTGCGCAACCGGATCGACCTGCGCGAGCAGGTCGTGCCCTTCCCGCCGCAGCCGGTGATCACCCAGGACAACCTGGTGGTCAACATCGACACGGTGATCTACTACCAGGTCACCGACGCCCGGGCCGCCACCTACGAGGTCGCCAGCTACATCCAGGCGATCGAGCAGCTGGTCATCACCACGCTGCGCAACATCATCGGCTCGATGGACCTCGAATCCACCCTGACCTCCCGCGAGGTCATCAACGCCGGCCTGCGCGGCGTCCTGGACGAGGCCACCGGCAAGTGGGGCATCCGCGTCAACCGCGTCGAGCTCAAGGCGATCGACCCGCCGACCTCCATCCAGGACTCGATGGAGAAGCAGATGCGCGCCGACCGTGACAAGCGCGCCTCCATCCTCACCGCCGAGGGCGCCCGGCAGGCCGCGATCCTGCGGGCCGAGGGCGAGAAGCAGGCCGACGTCCTCAAGGCCGAGGGTGAGGCGCAGGCCGCGGTGCTGCGCGCCGACGGTGAGGCGGCCGCGATCCGGACGGTCTTCGAGGCCATCCACGACGGCAACCCCGACCAGAAGCTGCTGGCCTACCAGTACCTGCAGACCCTGCCCGAGCTGGCCAAGGGCGACGCCAACAAGCTCTGGATCATCCCGAGCGAGGTCGGTGACGCGCTCAAGGGCCTCGGCGGCGCCTTCAGCGGCCTGACCGGCGCCAACGGCTCGGGGGCCCCGGCCGCCGCCGCCCCGCCGGCCGCCCAGGTCCCGCTGGACCCGGCCGCCGGCCCGCGTCCGGTGGACACCGACAAGGGCGCCGCCCGCCCCCGGATCGACCGCACCCGCGAGTACCCGAAGATCGACCCCGAGTGA
- a CDS encoding GAF domain-containing sensor histidine kinase: MSRHLEVREVLRRITASARDLLGAEYAALGVPDDHGGFAQFVVDGITEEQWRAIGPLPRQHGVLALMLHESGPTRLDDVREEPSFGGWPAAHPDMKAFLGMPILDADASSGSGEPGSGSTGDGAQEVMGVIFLANKRAGGGFTDHDEELLRILAAHAAIALSNARLYERSRELTLAGERARIAHDLHDAVSQKLFSLRLTAKAAATLVGRDPDRARAELAEVARLAAEAADELRAVVVELRPAALEEDGLVPTLASQVQVLDRAHTAAVSFAADGVRALPAAQEAAVLRVAQEALHNALRHSGAERVEVTLSGTPARGAVLRVTDDGRGFDPESVRRAGRHLGLVSMRDRAAAVGGLLTLDSAPGKGTAVELEVPGA, encoded by the coding sequence ATGAGCCGGCACCTGGAGGTCCGCGAGGTGCTGCGCCGGATCACCGCCTCCGCCCGCGACCTGCTCGGCGCCGAGTACGCCGCCCTCGGCGTGCCCGACGACCACGGAGGCTTCGCCCAGTTCGTGGTGGACGGCATCACCGAGGAGCAGTGGCGTGCCATCGGCCCGCTGCCCCGCCAGCACGGCGTGCTCGCCCTGATGCTGCACGAGTCCGGGCCCACCCGCCTGGACGACGTCCGCGAGGAGCCGTCCTTCGGCGGCTGGCCGGCCGCGCACCCCGACATGAAGGCCTTCCTCGGCATGCCGATCCTCGACGCGGACGCCTCCTCCGGCAGCGGGGAGCCCGGCAGCGGGAGCACCGGCGACGGCGCCCAGGAGGTGATGGGCGTCATCTTCCTCGCCAACAAGCGCGCCGGTGGCGGCTTCACCGACCACGACGAGGAACTGCTGCGGATCCTCGCGGCGCACGCCGCGATCGCCCTCAGCAACGCCCGGCTCTACGAGCGCAGCCGCGAACTCACCCTCGCCGGCGAACGCGCCCGGATCGCCCACGACCTGCACGACGCCGTCTCGCAGAAGCTGTTCTCGCTGCGGCTGACCGCCAAAGCCGCCGCCACCCTGGTCGGGCGCGACCCGGACCGCGCCCGTGCCGAACTCGCCGAGGTCGCCAGGCTCGCCGCCGAGGCCGCGGACGAACTGCGCGCCGTGGTGGTCGAGCTGCGTCCGGCCGCGCTGGAGGAGGACGGCCTGGTCCCCACCCTGGCCTCCCAGGTGCAGGTGCTGGACCGGGCCCACACGGCCGCGGTCTCCTTCGCGGCGGACGGGGTCCGGGCCCTGCCCGCCGCCCAGGAGGCGGCCGTGCTCAGGGTCGCCCAGGAGGCCCTGCACAACGCGCTGCGGCACTCGGGCGCCGAGCGGGTCGAGGTCACCCTCAGCGGCACCCCCGCCCGCGGCGCCGTGCTGCGGGTCACCGACGACGGCCGCGGCTTCGACCCGGAGTCCGTCCGCCGGGCCGGCCGCCACCTCGGCCTGGTCTCGATGCGCGACCGCGCCGCCGCCGTCGGCGGCCTGCTCACCCTGGACTCGGCCCCCGGCAAGGGCACGGCCGTCGAACTGGAGGTCCCCGGTGCCTGA
- a CDS encoding response regulator: MPENPSIRVLLVDDHQVVRRGLRTFLEVQDDIEVVGEAADGAEGVAKAQELAPDVVLMDLKMPGVDGIEALRMLKEGGSRARILIVTSFTEHRTMVPALRAGAAGYVYKDVDPEALAGAIRSVHSGHVLLQPELAEALLAEDTPRAPQGRGGTLTEREREVLGHIADGRSNREIARGLHLSEKTVKTHVSNILMKLDVADRTQAALWAVRNGAANDG; encoded by the coding sequence GTGCCTGAGAACCCGTCGATCCGCGTCCTCCTGGTGGACGACCACCAGGTGGTCCGCCGCGGCCTGCGGACCTTCCTGGAGGTCCAGGACGACATCGAGGTGGTCGGCGAGGCCGCCGACGGCGCCGAGGGCGTGGCCAAGGCCCAGGAGCTGGCCCCCGACGTCGTCCTGATGGACCTGAAGATGCCGGGCGTGGACGGCATCGAGGCGCTGCGGATGCTCAAGGAGGGCGGCAGCCGGGCCCGGATCCTGATCGTCACCAGCTTCACCGAGCACCGCACGATGGTGCCCGCGCTGCGCGCCGGCGCGGCCGGCTACGTGTACAAGGACGTCGACCCCGAGGCCCTGGCGGGGGCGATCCGCTCGGTCCACTCCGGGCACGTGCTGCTCCAGCCCGAGCTCGCCGAGGCGCTGCTGGCCGAGGACACCCCGCGCGCGCCGCAGGGCCGCGGCGGCACCCTGACGGAGCGTGAGCGCGAGGTGCTCGGCCACATCGCGGACGGCCGCTCCAACCGCGAGATCGCCCGCGGGCTGCACCTGTCCGAGAAGACCGTCAAGACGCACGTCTCCAACATCCTGATGAAGCTGGACGTGGCGGACCGCACCCAGGCGGCGCTCTGGGCCGTCCGCAACGGGGCCGCCAACGACGGCTGA
- a CDS encoding FadR/GntR family transcriptional regulator, translating to MALSSPRRTPLSDQVIAQLRAQITSGEWPVGSRIPTEVALVEQLGVARNTVREAVRALAHNGLLDIRQGSGTYVLATSELAGVMHRRFADADQQQVAELRATLETSAAGLAAGRRNQRDLDLLESTLARREEAWSSGDAEDFVQADAAFHQAVVAAAHNDVLAAVYADLGEVMRAHLRHDVGPELIPERYVGHDGILAAVRAGDARLASVEAGRAIGACTPAEA from the coding sequence GTGGCGCTGTCCTCCCCGAGGCGCACCCCCTTGTCCGACCAGGTGATCGCGCAGCTGCGCGCCCAGATCACCTCCGGCGAGTGGCCCGTGGGCTCGCGCATCCCCACCGAGGTCGCGCTGGTCGAGCAGCTGGGGGTCGCCCGCAACACCGTCCGCGAGGCCGTCCGGGCGCTCGCGCACAACGGACTGCTGGACATCCGGCAGGGCTCCGGCACCTACGTCCTGGCCACCAGCGAACTGGCCGGGGTGATGCACCGCCGGTTCGCCGACGCGGACCAGCAGCAGGTCGCCGAGCTGCGCGCCACCCTGGAGACCTCCGCCGCCGGGCTCGCCGCCGGTCGGCGCAACCAGCGCGACCTCGACCTGTTGGAGAGCACCCTGGCCCGGCGCGAGGAGGCCTGGTCCTCCGGTGACGCCGAGGACTTCGTCCAGGCCGACGCCGCCTTCCACCAGGCGGTGGTGGCCGCCGCCCACAACGACGTGCTCGCCGCCGTGTACGCGGACCTCGGCGAGGTCATGCGGGCCCACCTGCGCCACGACGTCGGCCCCGAACTGATCCCCGAGCGCTACGTCGGTCACGACGGCATCCTCGCCGCCGTCCGGGCCGGCGACGCCCGGCTCGCCTCCGTCGAGGCCGGCCGCGCGATCGGCGCCTGCACCCCGGCCGAGGCCTGA
- a CDS encoding CynX/NimT family MFS transporter has protein sequence MSTAADSPTDARPLPRTDPPTTGRTEAGTRDGRPAPARTRYLGMLFAVAIAAAAFNLRPVVTSLGPLLDQVRADLGMSATVAGLLTAVPSLCFALFGLAAPALARRIGPIAVVTAGMGAITLGVLARSFAGGTAVFLLLTALALAGVAVANVLIPVVIKRYFPDRVGPMIGLYSMALSAGTALAAAVTVPLTSALGGDWRVGLGVWAGVGAVALVLWLVTLLLHRERAGSAASRAAERLPILRSRTAWALACFFGLQATGAYVTMGWMPQIFQDAGISSSTSGVLLALTMVVGVPVSFVLPNWAARRGDQRIFVVVLAACGIAGYTGLALAPAGAPWVWAALMGLSNCAFPLVLTMIGLRARTSGGVAQLSAFAQGLGYLISIPGPILIGSLYQATGQWYLPLGFLAFLLLPQMAFGLRAALPRFIEDEAVRPAAPAAS, from the coding sequence ATGTCCACCGCAGCAGACTCCCCCACAGACGCTCGGCCGCTCCCTCGGACCGACCCTCCGACGACCGGCCGGACCGAGGCGGGCACCCGCGACGGGCGGCCCGCCCCCGCCCGCACCCGGTACCTCGGGATGCTGTTCGCGGTGGCCATCGCCGCGGCGGCCTTCAACCTCCGTCCGGTGGTCACCAGCCTCGGCCCGCTGCTCGACCAGGTCCGCGCCGACCTCGGCATGAGCGCCACGGTGGCCGGCCTGCTCACCGCCGTCCCCTCGCTCTGCTTCGCGCTCTTCGGCCTGGCGGCGCCCGCACTGGCCCGCCGGATCGGCCCGATCGCGGTGGTCACGGCCGGCATGGGCGCGATCACCCTCGGCGTGCTGGCCCGCTCCTTCGCCGGCGGCACCGCGGTCTTCCTGCTGCTGACCGCGCTCGCGCTGGCCGGCGTGGCGGTCGCCAACGTGCTCATCCCGGTCGTCATCAAGCGGTACTTCCCGGACCGGGTCGGGCCGATGATCGGCCTCTACTCGATGGCCCTGTCGGCCGGCACGGCGCTGGCCGCTGCCGTCACGGTGCCGCTGACCTCCGCCCTCGGCGGCGACTGGCGGGTCGGCCTGGGCGTCTGGGCCGGCGTGGGCGCGGTCGCCCTGGTGCTCTGGCTGGTCACCCTGCTGCTGCACCGGGAGCGGGCCGGCAGCGCCGCGTCCCGGGCCGCCGAGCGGCTGCCGATCCTGCGCAGCCGGACCGCCTGGGCGCTGGCCTGCTTCTTCGGGCTCCAGGCCACCGGCGCGTACGTGACCATGGGCTGGATGCCGCAGATCTTCCAGGACGCCGGCATCTCCTCCTCCACCTCCGGCGTGCTGCTGGCGCTGACCATGGTGGTCGGGGTGCCGGTCTCCTTCGTGCTGCCGAACTGGGCCGCCCGCCGGGGCGACCAGCGGATCTTCGTGGTGGTGCTGGCCGCCTGCGGGATCGCCGGCTACACCGGGCTGGCGCTGGCGCCGGCCGGTGCGCCCTGGGTCTGGGCCGCGCTGATGGGCCTGTCCAACTGCGCCTTCCCGCTGGTGCTCACCATGATCGGCCTGCGGGCCCGGACCTCGGGCGGGGTGGCCCAGCTGTCCGCCTTCGCCCAGGGCCTCGGCTACCTGATCTCCATCCCCGGCCCGATCCTGATCGGCAGCCTCTACCAGGCCACCGGCCAGTGGTACCTGCCGCTCGGTTTCCTGGCCTTCCTGCTGCTGCCGCAGATGGCCTTCGGCCTGCGGGCCGCACTGCCCCGCTTCATCGAGGACGAGGCCGTCCGCCCGGCGGCGCCGGCGGCCTCCTGA
- the serB gene encoding phosphoserine phosphatase SerB, whose amino-acid sequence MNASLPAAEPVPSPQPRTDDERTLLVKVFGKDRPGITAGLFATLADFAVDVIDIEQMVTRGRITLCALITPPAGGSPGVEGALRATVHRWAEELKLQAEIISGTGDNRPRREGRSHVTVLGHPLTAAAVAALTTRITSAGGNIDRVFRLAKYPVTAVELAVSGVPTEELRAELAVEAATQRVDIAVVQAGLQRRAKRLVVMDVDSTLIQDEVIELFAAHAGCEAKVAEVTAAAMAGELDFAESLRARVALLAGLDASVTEKVRAEVRLTPGARTLIRTLQRLGFQVAIVSGGFTQVTDHLVEQLGLDFAAANTLEVVDGKFTGRVTGEIVDRAGKARWLARFAEQAKVPLEQTVAIGDGANDLDMLNAAGLGVAFNAKPVVRQAADTAVNVPFLDTVLYLLGITREEVEAADALDGTPTE is encoded by the coding sequence ATGAACGCATCGCTCCCGGCCGCCGAGCCCGTCCCCAGCCCGCAGCCCCGGACCGATGACGAGCGGACCCTGCTCGTCAAGGTGTTCGGCAAGGACCGCCCCGGCATCACCGCCGGCCTGTTCGCCACACTGGCCGACTTCGCCGTCGACGTGATCGACATCGAGCAGATGGTGACCCGGGGCCGGATAACTCTCTGTGCACTGATCACTCCCCCGGCGGGCGGCTCGCCCGGCGTCGAGGGGGCGCTTCGGGCCACCGTGCACCGCTGGGCCGAGGAGCTCAAGCTCCAGGCCGAGATCATCTCCGGCACCGGTGACAACCGGCCGCGCCGCGAGGGCCGCTCGCACGTCACCGTGCTCGGCCACCCGCTGACCGCCGCCGCGGTGGCCGCGCTCACCACCCGGATCACCTCGGCCGGTGGCAACATCGACCGGGTGTTCCGCCTGGCCAAGTACCCCGTGACCGCGGTCGAGCTGGCCGTCTCCGGTGTGCCCACCGAGGAGCTGCGCGCCGAGCTGGCCGTCGAGGCGGCCACCCAGCGGGTGGACATCGCGGTCGTCCAGGCGGGGCTGCAGCGCCGGGCCAAGCGGCTGGTCGTGATGGACGTCGACTCCACCCTGATCCAGGACGAGGTGATCGAACTCTTCGCCGCGCACGCGGGCTGCGAGGCGAAGGTCGCCGAGGTGACGGCGGCCGCGATGGCCGGCGAGCTGGACTTCGCGGAGTCGCTGCGAGCCCGGGTGGCGCTGCTGGCCGGGCTGGACGCGAGCGTGACGGAGAAGGTCCGGGCGGAGGTCCGGCTGACGCCGGGCGCCCGTACGCTGATCCGCACCCTGCAGCGACTCGGGTTCCAGGTGGCGATCGTCTCCGGCGGTTTCACCCAGGTCACCGACCACCTGGTGGAGCAGCTCGGGCTGGACTTCGCGGCCGCCAACACCCTGGAGGTGGTGGACGGGAAGTTCACCGGCCGGGTGACGGGCGAGATCGTGGACCGTGCGGGCAAGGCCCGGTGGCTGGCCCGGTTCGCCGAGCAGGCGAAGGTGCCGCTGGAGCAGACGGTGGCGATCGGTGACGGCGCCAACGACCTGGACATGCTCAACGCGGCCGGTCTCGGGGTGGCGTTCAACGCCAAGCCGGTGGTGCGTCAGGCCGCCGACACCGCCGTCAACGTGCCCTTCCTGGACACCGTGCTCTACCTGCTGGGAATCACCCGCGAGGAGGTCGAGGCGGCCGACGCCCTGGACGGCACCCCGACGGAGTGA
- a CDS encoding SGM_5486 family transporter-associated protein, whose product MPVLEPNPTDGHKKLAQIAGLIAGIVVLLAVVAIVAKNLG is encoded by the coding sequence ATGCCCGTACTCGAACCGAATCCCACCGACGGCCACAAGAAGCTGGCCCAGATCGCCGGCCTGATCGCCGGCATCGTCGTCCTGCTGGCCGTGGTCGCGATCGTCGCCAAGAACCTCGGCTGA
- a CDS encoding FHA domain-containing protein, with product MPQLVIDINGQQRTLEPGRAYTIGRNPQSDFPFDDARISWQHATISFNGAGWLLEDHGSTNGTYVGGARTLQAQLYPGAVVNLGNGENGPRLSFSAPDRAAAPAQAWHEAATSRSSAAPAAQPWAQQPPVQPQPPVQQPPVHQPPVHQQWNAPQPGFPHQQGVPPQPGPQQGFPPNLAGPQGHGPQPTMIRNLTSGMRTVRIGRALDNDIVVSDLQVSRHHAELRQLPDGRYEIVDLGSHNGIFLNGQPVQRQLMGPQDRLTVGHSSFVLVGDQLQEFVDTGAVSFSARHLTVEVEHKGAKKILLNDVSFGVPEKSLVAVIGPSGSGKSTLLRALTGYRPADRGDVLYDGRNLYKQFAELRSRIGLVPQSEILHKELTVRTALKYAARLRFPGDTEAAERERRIDEVLYELRLDKRAENRITALSGGQQKRVSVALELLTKPSLIFLDEPTSGLDPGMDREVMQMLRGLADDGRTILVVTHSVAELALCDRLLVMAPGGSVAYFGPPDEALHFFGYETWADVFQAFENYPDHDWAGRYRGSVHYQQYSADADSVAPQSAQIVQQAIRPPKPQSWGSQLWTLIRRYLSVIASDKGFMALSILLPAILGGVSIMIPDTAGLTYKQLPNGKLGFNSGAATILLIMAIGACFSGAANSVRELIKERAIYERERATGLSRSAYMMSKIIVLGFFSVVQGAIIAAVGFTPRKLPEEGLILTGLPAVEMAVGLILLSFASMMFGLIISALVKTAEKTMPLLVMFAIIQVVFTGCLFQLFGKPGLEQFAWLMPARWGVGAVATTLDLSHLIGPWNGNPQNPEWDSIWGHNVGQLVADWVVLIVISAILGYVVTRLQKRHEPEVMRQG from the coding sequence GTGCCGCAACTCGTCATTGACATCAACGGGCAGCAGCGGACTCTGGAACCGGGGCGGGCCTACACCATCGGGCGCAACCCGCAGTCGGACTTCCCGTTCGACGACGCCAGGATCTCCTGGCAGCACGCCACCATCTCCTTCAACGGCGCTGGCTGGCTGCTGGAGGACCACGGCAGCACCAACGGCACCTACGTCGGCGGCGCCCGCACCCTGCAGGCACAGCTGTACCCCGGCGCGGTGGTCAACCTCGGCAACGGCGAGAACGGCCCCCGGCTGAGCTTCTCCGCGCCGGACCGGGCCGCCGCCCCCGCGCAGGCCTGGCACGAGGCCGCCACCAGCCGCAGCAGCGCCGCGCCGGCCGCCCAGCCCTGGGCCCAGCAGCCGCCCGTCCAGCCGCAGCCCCCGGTCCAGCAGCCGCCCGTGCACCAGCCGCCCGTGCACCAGCAGTGGAACGCGCCGCAGCCGGGCTTCCCGCACCAGCAGGGCGTCCCGCCGCAGCCCGGCCCGCAGCAGGGGTTCCCGCCGAACCTCGCCGGCCCGCAGGGCCACGGCCCGCAGCCCACGATGATCCGCAACCTGACCTCCGGGATGCGCACCGTCCGGATCGGCCGCGCCCTGGACAACGACATCGTCGTGTCCGACCTCCAGGTCTCCCGCCACCACGCCGAGCTGCGCCAGCTGCCCGACGGCCGGTACGAGATCGTCGACCTCGGCAGCCACAACGGGATCTTCCTCAACGGCCAGCCGGTCCAGCGCCAGCTGATGGGCCCGCAGGACCGCCTGACCGTCGGCCACTCCAGCTTCGTGCTGGTCGGCGACCAGCTGCAGGAGTTCGTCGACACCGGCGCGGTCTCCTTCTCGGCCCGCCACCTGACCGTCGAGGTCGAGCACAAGGGCGCCAAGAAGATCCTGCTGAACGACGTCAGCTTCGGCGTCCCGGAGAAGTCCCTGGTCGCCGTCATCGGCCCGTCCGGCTCCGGCAAGTCGACCCTGCTGCGCGCCCTCACCGGCTACCGGCCGGCCGACCGCGGTGACGTCCTCTACGACGGCCGCAACCTCTACAAGCAGTTCGCCGAGCTGCGCTCGCGGATCGGCCTCGTCCCGCAGTCGGAGATCCTGCACAAGGAACTCACCGTCCGCACCGCCCTGAAGTACGCGGCCCGGCTGCGCTTCCCCGGCGACACCGAGGCCGCCGAGCGCGAGCGCCGGATCGACGAGGTGCTGTACGAGCTGCGCCTGGACAAGCGCGCCGAGAACCGCATCACCGCCCTCTCCGGCGGCCAGCAGAAGCGCGTCTCGGTCGCCCTGGAGCTGCTGACCAAGCCCTCGCTGATCTTCCTGGACGAGCCCACCTCGGGCCTCGACCCGGGCATGGACCGCGAGGTCATGCAGATGCTGCGCGGCCTGGCGGACGACGGCCGCACCATCCTGGTGGTCACCCACTCGGTGGCCGAGCTCGCCCTCTGCGACCGGCTGCTGGTGATGGCACCGGGCGGCTCGGTGGCCTACTTCGGCCCGCCGGACGAGGCCCTGCACTTCTTCGGGTACGAGACCTGGGCCGATGTCTTCCAGGCCTTCGAGAACTACCCGGACCACGACTGGGCCGGCCGCTACCGGGGGTCGGTGCACTACCAGCAGTACTCGGCCGACGCCGACTCGGTGGCCCCGCAGTCCGCGCAGATCGTCCAGCAGGCGATCCGCCCGCCGAAGCCGCAGAGCTGGGGCTCCCAGCTGTGGACGCTGATCCGGCGCTACCTGTCGGTGATCGCCTCCGACAAGGGCTTCATGGCGCTCTCGATCCTGCTGCCGGCCATCCTCGGCGGGGTCAGCATCATGATCCCCGACACCGCCGGGCTGACGTACAAGCAGCTTCCCAACGGCAAGCTCGGCTTCAACAGCGGGGCCGCCACGATCCTGCTGATCATGGCGATCGGGGCCTGCTTCTCCGGGGCGGCCAACTCGGTCCGGGAGCTGATCAAGGAACGGGCGATCTACGAACGGGAACGAGCCACCGGGCTCTCCCGTTCGGCGTACATGATGTCGAAGATCATCGTGCTGGGCTTCTTCAGCGTGGTGCAGGGCGCGATCATCGCCGCCGTCGGCTTCACCCCGCGCAAGCTGCCGGAGGAGGGGCTGATCCTGACCGGCCTGCCGGCCGTCGAGATGGCCGTCGGCCTGATCCTGCTCAGCTTCGCCTCGATGATGTTCGGCCTGATCATCTCCGCCCTGGTGAAGACCGCCGAGAAGACCATGCCGCTGCTGGTGATGTTCGCGATCATCCAGGTCGTCTTCACCGGCTGCCTCTTCCAGCTGTTCGGCAAGCCGGGCCTGGAGCAGTTCGCCTGGCTGATGCCCGCCCGCTGGGGCGTCGGAGCGGTGGCCACCACGCTCGACCTCTCGCACCTGATCGGGCCCTGGAACGGCAACCCGCAGAATCCCGAGTGGGACTCGATCTGGGGCCACAACGTGGGCCAGCTGGTGGCCGACTGGGTGGTGCTGATCGTCATCTCGGCGATCCTCGGCTACGTCGTGACCCGCCTGCAGAAGCGCCACGAGCCCGAGGTCATGCGCCAGGGCTGA